A window of the Branchiibius hedensis genome harbors these coding sequences:
- a CDS encoding S66 peptidase family protein — translation MNASLRQPPALRAGARIGVLGVSSPSNLDRLEAGYDSLRFAGFEPVEFPTARGRATQFSWLVGTDAERAADLRKALLDSDIDAIFLVSGGYGSQRTLEALDWSGLEATTPKLVVGYSDVTGLLEAVASRLGWSSIMGPMVSEHEFAESYSFNSLIRLATGTHPELVLQFPDAHTVTPGRADGITCGGNLSLLAGSVGTDTAWVPDQGIWLLEDETESPERIDTMLTHLRRAGYFDDAAGIICGTWHDSGDEDVLSRVVRDRLGSLGIPTIDGANIGHGGHVQSYPIGVAATLDADARTLTLE, via the coding sequence GTGAACGCCTCGCTGCGCCAACCGCCTGCCCTACGCGCCGGGGCACGCATCGGCGTCCTCGGCGTGAGCAGCCCATCGAATCTCGACCGGCTGGAGGCTGGCTACGACTCACTGCGGTTCGCGGGTTTCGAGCCGGTCGAGTTTCCCACCGCGCGCGGTCGAGCCACCCAGTTCAGCTGGCTGGTCGGCACCGACGCCGAGCGTGCCGCCGATCTGCGAAAAGCTCTGCTGGACAGCGACATCGACGCGATCTTCCTCGTCAGTGGTGGTTATGGATCACAGCGAACGTTGGAAGCGTTGGACTGGAGCGGACTGGAAGCCACCACTCCGAAGCTGGTCGTCGGATACTCGGACGTCACCGGGCTGCTCGAAGCGGTTGCCTCCCGCCTGGGCTGGAGCAGCATCATGGGTCCGATGGTCAGCGAGCACGAGTTCGCCGAGTCCTACTCGTTCAACTCGCTGATCCGGTTGGCCACCGGCACACACCCCGAACTCGTCCTGCAGTTCCCGGACGCACACACAGTCACTCCTGGCCGTGCCGACGGGATCACCTGCGGCGGGAACCTGTCGCTGCTGGCCGGGTCAGTCGGCACCGACACCGCGTGGGTACCCGATCAGGGGATCTGGTTGTTGGAGGACGAGACCGAGTCACCAGAGCGCATCGACACGATGCTCACCCACCTTCGCCGGGCCGGCTACTTCGACGATGCCGCGGGCATCATCTGCGGAACCTGGCACGACAGCGGTGATGAGGACGTGCTCTCTCGGGTCGTGCGAGATCGGCTGGGATCACTGGGGATTCCGACCATCGACGGCGCCAACATCGGTCACGGTGGCCACGTGCAGAGCTACCCGATCGGGGTCGCCGCGACACTCGACGCCGACGCCCGCACCCTCACCCTCGAGTGA
- a CDS encoding TetR/AcrR family transcriptional regulator has protein sequence MRADAAANATAITAAARQLLATHGADIPLSAVAQQAGVGIATLYRHFGTREELFLAVAQDLRDQALATIERHRDQLNDDPEKAWSNLVHDLASTRPGALIPGLLDIAADESLREDLTRIRGDILSAFEEVLRSAKAAGLVERDLSAARFQLGLATLTRPLPEPPLPDLPTDGLGDWLTEVYLRGLRPQQQ, from the coding sequence ATGCGCGCCGATGCCGCCGCCAACGCCACGGCCATCACGGCCGCAGCCAGGCAACTGCTCGCCACCCACGGCGCGGACATCCCGCTGAGCGCGGTGGCGCAGCAAGCGGGGGTCGGGATCGCCACGCTCTACCGGCACTTCGGCACTCGGGAGGAGTTGTTCCTGGCCGTCGCCCAGGACCTTCGCGATCAGGCCCTGGCGACCATCGAGCGACACCGCGACCAGCTCAACGACGACCCGGAGAAGGCGTGGAGCAACCTGGTGCACGATCTGGCCAGCACCCGGCCGGGAGCTCTCATCCCGGGGCTACTGGACATCGCGGCCGACGAGTCCCTGCGAGAGGATCTGACCCGGATCCGTGGCGACATCCTGAGTGCGTTCGAAGAGGTGCTGCGCAGCGCGAAGGCAGCCGGCCTGGTCGAGCGCGACCTGTCCGCCGCTCGCTTCCAACTCGGCCTGGCGACCCTGACCCGTCCGCTGCCCGAGCCGCCGCTTCCGGATCTGCCGACGGATGGCCTGGGCGACTGGTTGACCGAGGTGTACCTGCGCGGACTGCGACCACAGCAGCAGTAG
- a CDS encoding DUF6457 domain-containing protein, giving the protein MTQEVQQWSDELAAALGLDPEVIDVDEILGMTGVVAHAVVRPAAPMSAFLVGLAAGLQGGDRAAIERAVAVTKDLAQARPDGLGR; this is encoded by the coding sequence GTGACGCAGGAAGTGCAGCAATGGTCCGATGAGTTGGCGGCGGCCCTGGGCTTGGACCCGGAGGTGATCGACGTCGATGAGATCCTGGGGATGACCGGTGTCGTTGCCCACGCCGTCGTGCGCCCGGCTGCTCCGATGTCGGCGTTCCTGGTGGGGTTGGCGGCGGGTTTGCAGGGTGGGGATCGTGCAGCGATCGAGCGCGCGGTAGCGGTCACCAAGGACCTGGCCCAGGCGCGGCCCGACGGTCTGGGTCGGTGA
- the mobA gene encoding molybdenum cofactor guanylyltransferase — MGGDRSAYDAIVLAGGAGSRLGGPDKPDHLVGGRSMLERVVASVAGARRVIVVGPERTAIGGVRWVLEDPPGGGPVAAVAAGLPATGEAVTLLLAADLPFVAAAIEPLLAALGRDDDAVALADAGGRINFLAAAWRTQALREAVAALPDPAGRPMRALGIPRAVPDPAGWGDDCDTPEQLAAARHRAGEE; from the coding sequence ATGGGTGGCGACCGATCGGCGTACGACGCGATCGTGCTGGCCGGAGGAGCCGGCTCCCGCCTGGGCGGGCCGGACAAACCCGACCACCTGGTCGGTGGGCGGTCCATGCTCGAACGTGTCGTTGCCTCGGTCGCCGGCGCCCGGCGGGTGATCGTCGTCGGCCCTGAGCGTACGGCGATCGGCGGCGTGCGCTGGGTGCTGGAGGATCCGCCGGGCGGGGGACCGGTCGCCGCGGTGGCGGCTGGGCTCCCCGCCACTGGGGAGGCGGTGACGTTGCTGCTGGCTGCTGATCTGCCGTTTGTCGCGGCCGCGATCGAGCCCTTGCTTGCGGCACTGGGCCGCGATGATGACGCCGTGGCGCTTGCTGATGCCGGGGGACGGATCAACTTCCTGGCCGCCGCCTGGCGGACGCAGGCGCTGCGGGAGGCGGTCGCGGCGTTGCCCGATCCAGCGGGTCGGCCGATGCGTGCCCTGGGGATTCCGCGCGCCGTACCCGATCCGGCCGGGTGGGGGGATGATTGTGATACCCCAGAACAGTTGGCGGCGGCTCGGCACCGGGCAGGAGAGGAATAG
- the fdhD gene encoding formate dehydrogenase accessory sulfurtransferase FdhD has translation MRKQAARRRVTRIEVGDDGGVVRRAVREDHLAAEEPLEIRLGGRSFVVTMRTPGHDVELAQGFLVGEGVIRGRDDLLSARYCAGEVDGENTYNVLDLQLAAHVPPPLATAERHTYTTSSCGVCGKASIDAVRTISAFDVASDPLEIRPQQLVELPQRLRDSQPVFERTGGLHGAALFDGRSGELLAAREDVGRHNAVDKVVGWAVEHDKLPLAGTILMLSGRAGFELIQKASMAGIPCVAAVSAPSSLAAELAQEAGITLVGFLRDRSMVAYSGAHRLVGEVTRG, from the coding sequence GTGAGGAAGCAGGCTGCCCGTCGCCGGGTCACCCGGATCGAGGTGGGCGACGACGGCGGGGTGGTGCGGCGCGCGGTGCGCGAGGATCACCTCGCGGCGGAGGAGCCGCTGGAGATCCGGCTGGGCGGACGGTCCTTCGTGGTCACCATGCGTACGCCGGGTCACGACGTCGAACTGGCCCAGGGCTTCCTGGTCGGCGAGGGCGTGATCCGCGGCCGCGATGATCTGCTGAGCGCGCGCTACTGCGCCGGCGAGGTCGACGGGGAGAACACCTACAACGTGCTGGACCTGCAACTGGCGGCGCACGTGCCGCCACCGCTGGCCACCGCCGAGCGCCACACCTACACCACCTCTTCCTGTGGAGTCTGTGGCAAGGCGAGTATCGATGCGGTCCGGACGATTTCAGCGTTCGACGTGGCCAGCGACCCGTTGGAGATCCGCCCTCAGCAGTTGGTCGAGCTGCCGCAGCGGCTGCGAGATTCGCAACCGGTCTTCGAGCGAACCGGCGGTCTGCACGGTGCGGCGCTCTTCGACGGTCGCAGTGGCGAACTACTCGCTGCCCGAGAGGATGTGGGTCGGCACAACGCCGTCGACAAGGTCGTCGGGTGGGCGGTCGAGCACGACAAACTGCCGTTGGCGGGCACCATCTTGATGTTGTCCGGCCGCGCGGGATTCGAGCTGATCCAGAAGGCTTCGATGGCCGGGATTCCCTGTGTTGCAGCGGTTTCCGCGCCATCGTCGCTGGCCGCTGAGCTCGCCCAGGAGGCGGGGATCACGTTGGTCGGGTTCTTGCGTGATCGCTCGATGGTCGCCTATTCAGGAGCGCATCGACTCGTCGGTGAGGTCACTCGAGGGTGA
- a CDS encoding ABC transporter permease — protein MMGKHEVHAAAAAQQVAPVAGPPRGRILGLVLGLTAAVALMLLALVLPAAHSGPDQLPIAVSGPQAAQREFVGTLAAAHPGAFDVISKADAAQVATAIRDRSVVGGISLTQSGATVQTASAAGAPYVTLLHTVGTAMTDQGLKVTYVDVAPYPSAGPAGSGLTALGLPLVFGGMASAVSLSTLLKRRWWLRVTASIAFAVLAGLAATAILQFWIGTLEGNYWEAALTMILGIAAISLTVLGLESLFGYPGLLVGALLMLFVSNPLSGIATGSQWLPHPWGTIGQWLPIGATGNAMRGVGFFGGALAGGSLLVLLGWAVFGVALTTIAHLRHRRAREAAASLSTDRQLLPA, from the coding sequence ATGATGGGCAAGCACGAGGTTCACGCGGCGGCGGCCGCGCAGCAGGTAGCACCGGTCGCGGGTCCACCGCGCGGACGAATTCTCGGGCTGGTGCTCGGCCTGACGGCGGCGGTGGCGCTGATGTTGTTGGCGTTGGTGCTCCCCGCCGCACACTCCGGCCCCGACCAACTGCCGATCGCGGTGAGCGGACCCCAGGCGGCACAGCGCGAGTTCGTCGGCACACTGGCGGCTGCCCACCCCGGTGCCTTCGACGTCATCAGCAAGGCTGACGCGGCCCAGGTGGCGACAGCTATTCGGGATCGATCGGTGGTCGGCGGGATCTCCCTGACCCAGTCCGGCGCGACGGTGCAGACCGCGTCGGCGGCCGGGGCGCCGTACGTCACCTTGTTGCACACGGTCGGTACCGCGATGACCGATCAGGGCCTGAAGGTGACGTACGTCGATGTGGCGCCTTATCCCTCCGCTGGCCCGGCCGGGTCAGGGCTGACCGCGCTTGGCCTCCCGCTGGTCTTCGGTGGAATGGCCTCTGCGGTCAGTCTGTCCACCCTGCTGAAGCGCCGCTGGTGGCTGCGGGTCACTGCCTCCATCGCGTTCGCGGTCTTGGCGGGACTGGCCGCAACCGCCATCCTGCAGTTCTGGATCGGGACTCTCGAAGGCAACTACTGGGAGGCGGCGTTGACGATGATCCTGGGGATCGCGGCGATCTCACTGACGGTGCTGGGACTGGAGTCGCTCTTCGGCTACCCGGGCCTGCTGGTCGGCGCGCTCCTGATGCTGTTCGTCTCAAACCCGTTGTCGGGCATCGCAACCGGGTCGCAGTGGCTGCCTCACCCGTGGGGAACGATCGGGCAATGGCTGCCCATCGGCGCTACCGGCAACGCGATGCGCGGTGTCGGGTTCTTCGGCGGCGCTCTGGCGGGCGGCTCGCTGCTGGTGCTGCTCGGCTGGGCGGTATTCGGGGTTGCGCTGACGACCATCGCCCACCTGCGGCATCGTCGGGCCCGCGAGGCGGCGGCGTCCCTCAGCACGGATCGCCAACTCCTCCCGGCCTGA
- a CDS encoding FdhF/YdeP family oxidoreductase: MTDPDAVDQVFPDVDEAGLRVSHQKDWAAGVPGVAVAMKTALTQMGPIRSAKTLLKLNQKDGFDCMSCAWPDPDHRHTAEFCENGAKAVSHEGNKKRVTPQFFAEHSLDQLRAHDDYWLGMQGRITHPMVKQPGATHYSPIEWDDAFALIARHLSSIDPDEAIFYTSGRASNEAAFAYQLFVRAYGTNNLPDCSNMCHESTSVALAEAIGIGKASVRMSDVYDADLLVIAGQNPGTNHPRMLSALEIAKHRGAKIIAINPLNEPGLMRFKNPQKPRGVIGDGVQIADLHLPVKLNGDLALFQGIAALLLEQDALDRAFIDEHTTGFAEWREHLRALDWVQVEQSSGLTKAQIAQAAEMIAASRATIYFWAMGLTQHRNAVNTIRELCNLAFLRGDIGKKGAGLFPVRGHSNVQGDRTMGIWERPPERFLDSLATEFGFEPPREHGHDVVDSIRALRDGKASFFLGLGGNFVDASPDTDVTYAALSSAALTVQISTTLNRSHLVTGDTALILPTLGRTETDVQASGPQQVTVEDSVCAVHASHGPLQPASEHLRSEVAIVTGIAQATLGDRYGIAWAAMRDDYDVIRDHISRVVAGCENYSERAKQPGGFTLPHPPRDSRTFPTKSGKAEFHVAPIDVMQVPQKHLVLQTLRSHDQFNTTIYGLDDRYRGIHDGRRVIFIHREDIAMLGFEPGDMVDLITHWEADEIDRVARDFRIVEYATPRGSAAAYYPETNPLIPLDSTAEGSNTPTSKAVIIRLVPAGSALENDRADGQEQVGADEGHKARPEPVHLS, from the coding sequence ATGACGGATCCGGATGCTGTTGACCAGGTCTTCCCCGACGTCGATGAAGCCGGCCTCAGGGTGAGCCACCAGAAGGACTGGGCCGCGGGGGTGCCCGGCGTCGCAGTCGCCATGAAGACCGCGCTCACCCAGATGGGGCCGATCCGCAGCGCCAAGACCCTGTTGAAGCTGAACCAGAAGGACGGCTTCGACTGCATGAGTTGCGCCTGGCCCGACCCCGATCACCGGCACACCGCCGAGTTCTGCGAGAACGGTGCCAAGGCGGTCTCCCACGAGGGCAACAAGAAGCGGGTGACGCCGCAGTTCTTCGCCGAGCACTCCCTGGACCAGTTGCGCGCCCATGACGACTACTGGCTCGGGATGCAGGGACGCATCACCCACCCGATGGTGAAGCAGCCTGGTGCCACGCATTACTCGCCGATCGAGTGGGACGATGCGTTCGCTCTGATCGCCCGGCACCTCTCGTCCATCGATCCCGACGAGGCGATCTTCTACACCTCCGGACGCGCCTCCAACGAGGCCGCGTTCGCCTACCAACTCTTCGTGCGGGCCTACGGCACCAACAACCTGCCGGACTGCTCCAACATGTGTCACGAGTCGACCAGTGTCGCCCTCGCGGAGGCCATCGGCATCGGCAAGGCCAGTGTGCGGATGTCGGATGTCTACGACGCGGATCTGCTGGTCATCGCCGGCCAGAATCCCGGCACCAACCACCCACGGATGCTGTCGGCTCTGGAGATCGCCAAGCACCGCGGCGCCAAGATCATCGCGATCAACCCCCTCAACGAGCCCGGCCTGATGCGGTTCAAGAATCCGCAGAAGCCCAGGGGAGTCATCGGCGACGGCGTGCAGATCGCAGACCTGCACCTCCCCGTCAAACTCAACGGCGACCTGGCGCTGTTCCAGGGCATCGCAGCTCTTCTGCTCGAGCAGGACGCGCTCGACCGCGCTTTCATCGACGAGCACACGACCGGTTTCGCGGAATGGCGCGAGCATCTGCGCGCCCTCGACTGGGTGCAGGTCGAGCAGTCCAGTGGGCTCACGAAGGCACAGATCGCCCAGGCTGCGGAGATGATCGCGGCCTCCCGGGCCACCATCTATTTCTGGGCGATGGGCCTGACCCAGCACCGCAACGCCGTCAACACGATCCGCGAGTTGTGCAATCTGGCGTTCCTGCGTGGAGACATCGGCAAGAAGGGCGCCGGCCTGTTTCCGGTGCGCGGTCACTCCAACGTGCAAGGCGACCGCACGATGGGCATCTGGGAGCGGCCGCCGGAGCGGTTCCTGGACTCGCTGGCCACGGAGTTCGGCTTCGAACCGCCCCGCGAGCACGGCCACGACGTGGTCGACTCGATCCGAGCGCTGCGCGACGGCAAAGCCTCCTTCTTCCTTGGCCTCGGCGGCAACTTCGTCGATGCGAGCCCGGATACCGATGTGACCTACGCGGCGTTGTCCTCGGCCGCTCTCACCGTGCAGATCTCGACCACCCTGAACCGTTCACACCTGGTCACCGGCGACACCGCTCTGATCCTGCCCACGTTGGGTCGCACAGAGACGGACGTGCAGGCCAGCGGCCCGCAGCAGGTCACCGTCGAGGATTCGGTCTGTGCCGTGCACGCCTCGCACGGTCCGTTGCAGCCGGCCAGCGAGCACCTGCGCAGCGAGGTTGCCATCGTCACCGGTATCGCGCAGGCGACGCTCGGCGACCGCTACGGGATCGCCTGGGCCGCCATGCGCGACGACTACGACGTGATCCGCGACCACATCTCGCGCGTGGTCGCCGGCTGCGAGAACTACAGCGAGCGGGCCAAACAGCCGGGCGGATTCACCCTTCCGCATCCGCCGCGGGACTCGCGTACCTTCCCGACCAAGAGCGGCAAAGCCGAGTTCCATGTCGCGCCCATCGACGTCATGCAGGTGCCACAAAAGCATCTCGTGCTGCAGACGCTGCGCAGCCACGACCAGTTCAACACCACCATCTACGGCCTCGACGACCGCTATCGCGGTATCCACGACGGGCGGCGGGTCATCTTCATCCACCGCGAGGACATCGCGATGTTGGGCTTCGAACCCGGCGACATGGTCGACCTCATCACGCACTGGGAAGCCGACGAGATCGACCGCGTGGCAAGGGATTTCCGGATCGTCGAATACGCAACGCCGCGGGGCAGCGCCGCGGCCTACTACCCGGAGACCAATCCACTGATCCCGCTTGATTCGACGGCGGAGGGATCCAACACGCCAACGTCCAAGGCCGTCATCATCCGGCTGGTCCCGGCCGGCTCGGCGCTGGAGAACGACCGCGCCGATGGGCAGGAGCAGGTCGGTGCTGACGAGGGCCACAAGGCCCGACCGGAGCCGGTGCACCTCAGCTGA
- a CDS encoding ABC transporter ATP-binding protein — MGAQIEVDHLTVTYGDLRAVDDVTFGVGAGEFFGLLGPNGAGKTTMLETIEGLRRPDAGSVRIDGYDPYRRDPQLCARIGVQMQSSAFFERLTAREQLATFAALYGVGRDRVDLLLEQVGLVDKADAPVEKLSGGQAQRLSIACALVHDPQVVFLDEPTSALDPQARRNLWDFLLGLHAEGRTVMLTTHSMEEAEQLCDRVAIVDHGRLLALDAPARLVAGLDAPTRIILRPDAISAADAQALPGVDAVQPDEATLTLITRQAPTVLGALGQREALDGLRVRGATLEDVFLDLTGREYRA; from the coding sequence ATGGGAGCCCAGATCGAGGTCGATCATCTCACTGTCACGTACGGCGACCTGCGGGCCGTAGACGACGTCACCTTCGGTGTCGGTGCCGGAGAGTTCTTCGGCCTCCTGGGACCCAACGGCGCCGGCAAGACCACGATGCTGGAGACCATCGAGGGGTTGCGCAGGCCCGACGCGGGGAGTGTTCGCATCGACGGGTACGACCCCTATCGTCGCGATCCGCAGCTGTGCGCGCGGATCGGGGTTCAGATGCAGTCTTCGGCGTTCTTCGAACGCCTTACAGCCCGTGAGCAATTGGCGACGTTCGCCGCGCTGTACGGGGTGGGTCGGGACCGGGTGGACCTGTTGCTGGAGCAGGTTGGGCTGGTCGACAAGGCAGACGCGCCGGTCGAGAAGCTCTCCGGTGGTCAGGCCCAGCGACTGTCGATCGCCTGCGCCTTGGTGCACGACCCGCAGGTGGTCTTCCTGGACGAGCCGACGTCGGCGCTGGATCCGCAGGCCCGACGCAATCTGTGGGACTTCCTTCTCGGGTTGCACGCCGAAGGACGCACGGTGATGCTGACCACCCACTCCATGGAAGAGGCCGAGCAGTTGTGCGACCGGGTGGCGATCGTGGACCACGGCCGGTTGCTGGCCCTGGATGCGCCGGCGCGGTTGGTGGCCGGCCTGGACGCACCGACCCGCATCATCCTGCGGCCGGACGCGATCAGTGCGGCCGATGCGCAGGCGTTGCCGGGAGTCGATGCCGTGCAGCCGGATGAGGCGACACTGACGTTGATCACCCGCCAAGCACCGACCGTGCTGGGTGCCCTCGGACAGCGCGAGGCGCTCGACGGCCTTCGGGTGCGCGGAGCGACACTCGAGGACGTCTTCTTGGACCTCACCGGCCGGGAGTACCGAGCATGA
- a CDS encoding ABC transporter permease, translated as MSALRSLSAAMFKGFYRDRMTLFWTILFPLIFLVLFGGVFTGNGVSKVSVVQVGPVSLFDHATGQTRAALKDTLEVTQATDRTAAQQQVRTGDKDAAVWQDGDTLVLTYSAASQTKAAQVQGLMSSFVNASNLAATGKPPATRLETMTVEDSSLKPIQYVTPGILGWAIAMGATFGAAINLVAWRKSGMLRRLRLAPIPTWAVVLARVGVAIVVALGQAAIFIGLAVAVFGLRLTGWWPLIIPLIMVGTLAFLAIGLLVGSFAKTEESASGLANLIVLPMAFLSGTFIPLDQAPQWIRTISHAFPLRYLNEGMLDVMVRGQGPSAIVVPILVMLAFAVVLALVASRVFRWDVR; from the coding sequence ATGAGCGCGCTGCGCTCGCTGTCCGCGGCGATGTTCAAGGGCTTCTACCGCGACCGGATGACGCTGTTTTGGACCATCCTGTTCCCGTTGATCTTCCTGGTGCTCTTCGGCGGTGTGTTCACCGGGAACGGGGTGAGCAAGGTCTCGGTGGTGCAGGTCGGCCCGGTGAGTCTGTTCGATCACGCCACCGGTCAGACGCGGGCTGCGCTGAAGGACACCCTGGAGGTCACTCAAGCCACGGACCGAACCGCGGCACAGCAGCAGGTGCGCACAGGAGACAAGGACGCCGCCGTTTGGCAGGACGGCGACACTCTGGTCCTGACCTACTCGGCGGCGAGTCAGACGAAGGCCGCTCAGGTGCAGGGTCTGATGTCATCCTTCGTGAACGCCAGCAACCTCGCGGCGACTGGTAAACCGCCAGCGACCCGGCTGGAAACCATGACCGTGGAGGACAGTTCGCTCAAACCGATCCAGTACGTCACGCCCGGCATTCTGGGCTGGGCGATCGCCATGGGCGCCACATTCGGTGCCGCGATCAATCTGGTGGCCTGGCGCAAGAGCGGTATGTTGCGCCGATTGCGGCTGGCGCCGATTCCCACCTGGGCAGTGGTGCTGGCCCGGGTGGGGGTGGCGATCGTGGTGGCGCTGGGTCAGGCAGCCATCTTCATCGGGCTTGCGGTGGCGGTCTTCGGACTGAGGCTGACCGGGTGGTGGCCCCTGATCATCCCGCTGATCATGGTCGGCACCCTCGCCTTCCTCGCGATCGGGCTGCTGGTCGGGTCGTTCGCGAAAACCGAGGAGTCCGCTTCCGGGCTGGCCAACCTGATCGTGCTGCCGATGGCGTTCCTGTCCGGCACCTTCATCCCGTTGGATCAGGCACCGCAGTGGATCCGCACGATCAGCCACGCCTTCCCGTTGCGGTATCTCAACGAGGGCATGCTCGATGTGATGGTGCGGGGGCAGGGTCCGTCCGCGATCGTCGTACCCATCCTGGTCATGCTGGCGTTCGCGGTGGTGCTGGCCCTCGTCGCGTCCCGAGTCTTTCGCTGGGACGTGCGTTGA
- the rlmN gene encoding 23S rRNA (adenine(2503)-C(2))-methyltransferase RlmN — translation MSETPLPTPTVGRPIPGQLTFNAPRRGKPPVHLADLEMAGRVDAMKELGYPGFRAKQLSTHYFEHCTVDPAQMTDLPADTRQQMVDQMLPPLLTSIRTLEADQGQTVKQVFRLFDGALVESVLMRYPGRVTMCISSQAGCGMNCPFCATGQEGLTRNLTTAEIVEQVVYGVRMLRSGQIAGVDAQDQASAVRVSNVVFMGMGEALANYRQAINAIKRLVAPPPEGLGMSARGITMSTVGLVPAIDKLAAEGIPVTLALSLHAPDDELRDELVPINTRWKVDEALDAAHRYFETTGRRVSIEYALIKDINDQAWRAGLLGEKLAARGKGWVHVNPIPLNPTPGSKWTASRKGVEQQFVERLRAHGIPTTIRDTRGSEIDGACGQLAAATA, via the coding sequence GTGTCCGAGACTCCTTTGCCGACGCCCACGGTCGGTCGACCCATCCCCGGGCAGCTGACGTTCAACGCGCCGCGCCGGGGAAAACCGCCGGTGCATCTGGCCGATCTGGAGATGGCCGGGCGCGTGGACGCGATGAAGGAGTTGGGCTACCCCGGCTTTCGGGCCAAGCAATTGTCGACGCACTACTTCGAGCATTGCACCGTCGACCCCGCGCAGATGACCGACCTGCCGGCGGACACCCGCCAGCAGATGGTCGACCAGATGCTGCCGCCGCTGCTGACCAGCATCCGAACCCTGGAGGCCGACCAGGGTCAGACGGTCAAGCAGGTCTTCCGGCTCTTCGACGGCGCTTTGGTGGAGTCGGTGCTGATGCGCTACCCCGGCCGGGTCACGATGTGTATCTCCAGCCAGGCCGGGTGCGGGATGAACTGCCCGTTCTGCGCTACCGGCCAGGAGGGTCTGACCCGCAACCTGACCACGGCGGAGATCGTCGAGCAGGTCGTTTACGGCGTCCGGATGCTGCGGTCGGGGCAGATCGCCGGCGTCGACGCGCAGGACCAGGCCAGCGCCGTACGCGTATCGAATGTCGTTTTCATGGGCATGGGGGAGGCGCTGGCCAACTACCGCCAGGCGATCAACGCGATCAAGCGCTTGGTCGCACCGCCTCCGGAGGGTCTGGGGATGAGCGCTCGCGGCATCACGATGTCGACGGTTGGTCTGGTGCCGGCGATCGACAAACTGGCTGCCGAGGGCATTCCGGTCACCTTGGCGCTGTCGCTGCATGCTCCCGATGACGAACTGCGTGACGAACTCGTCCCGATCAACACCCGCTGGAAGGTCGATGAGGCGCTCGACGCGGCGCACCGGTACTTCGAGACGACCGGCCGGCGAGTGTCGATCGAGTACGCCCTGATCAAGGACATCAACGACCAGGCGTGGCGGGCAGGCCTGTTGGGGGAGAAGCTGGCCGCGCGCGGCAAGGGCTGGGTGCACGTCAACCCGATCCCGCTGAACCCCACGCCCGGCTCGAAGTGGACCGCGTCGCGCAAGGGTGTGGAGCAGCAGTTCGTGGAACGCCTACGCGCACATGGGATTCCGACGACGATCCGGGACACCCGAGGCTCCGAGATCGATGGTGCCTGTGGCCAGTTGGCGGCCGCCACCGCGTGA
- a CDS encoding YbjQ family protein, which produces MTTPPAPQQPPLYLSTTFDVPGYRIARPLGLVWGTLVRSVGFAKGLTGGFKSLRAGEVTEYTDVVNTARGHAVERLTEHARSMGANAIVGVRFESSEVADGLAEILAYGTAVILEPLPTD; this is translated from the coding sequence ATGACCACTCCCCCTGCGCCGCAGCAGCCCCCGCTGTACCTGTCCACGACCTTCGATGTCCCTGGTTATCGCATAGCCCGCCCGTTGGGTTTGGTCTGGGGCACGCTGGTGCGGTCGGTCGGGTTCGCCAAGGGCCTGACCGGTGGTTTCAAGTCACTGCGGGCCGGCGAAGTCACCGAATACACCGACGTGGTCAACACCGCGCGCGGCCACGCCGTCGAGCGGCTCACCGAGCATGCCCGGTCGATGGGCGCGAACGCGATTGTCGGCGTACGTTTCGAATCCAGCGAGGTGGCCGACGGACTGGCCGAGATCCTCGCCTACGGCACCGCCGTCATCCTCGAACCGTTGCCGACGGACTGA